One stretch of Hemibagrus wyckioides isolate EC202008001 linkage group LG01, SWU_Hwy_1.0, whole genome shotgun sequence DNA includes these proteins:
- the LOC131356192 gene encoding histone-lysine N-methyltransferase ASH1L-like isoform X3 has product MDKKRKSDLPTPAPERGREFEGTEGRKKMRKTKSEELDFFSEGTDGRDKQLQDLAVKEADHSEANMKGKIRPGAKRTKKPPKSLENFICRPSVRMFQRPEPVGQSVCKRRDGISAKTRRYSQLCHPVQKKCNTDSLETKDNSAMTNTDPSALSLSSLIPSSIISPASDSPTTRAAKKVLPKQTKKTDLKSDITLQETPQSSNKLSISHKITLNTEIKQTYSSKNPPDSNSTYQQDSSPHECINILNEDMAQKGQASPNSSFGNPSETSLHAVSSKLTSCFQKNALKCNESHSETPSSLHLNTKKGEGCVDDPNHADVRIVTNEKSKHQNGSRQEPSPCTNDLPEHPTSFQVTDSPSSSKCTDTTSDLSENSRGSKGQNENKKDLNWSPEISIKSPRNPVPEHKNYGSPNGSANDEHGNQEQIEVDCLSDTINSLGSALHPQVSPAPVPPLMDDLSSSSKQDKKLSKKRQIRSLRSSKFANMDNEFNHSPVANKVLESGSQNETPFHSSSETLSSPQGEQNPLGQLPKSKLSPNSKNLNSEISSLNNPPCRKRGRPKSNKSGVHFEANNSQVSVVNPPNDENPEDLEPELDMKQTRPMARKRGRPKQSFSIHAQETQSKLISKKQDPRDLYTTSKDKARNIQKCKKSKRVIMKTIIGRINKMKVKRKDQVLTQILLGQKQGDTQEISHEDTERDACSPDSTATHSLSSLVSSFGGKLGSQINVSKRGTIYMGKRRGRKPKCQTTSNISTQKSPQRLPDNPKFTHKSTFVSLDTQSIPLSGSSNTLKNIASSSSSGRSSQINFNAPKIKATSFKQLSENSQAHSEVTLTCNSGEGINDNTTSDRGERNNRLDEGMGFCAAPAPGAVFTMSGVPGSNSFQGRPRALSSLPSERLFSAHLPLGSGRPQDSNPSLPFTDQEAHKFKCHRKGHHCLSREKLRRHKYKCKKKYMHLRAKHQDPDFLADIDDLIVRLSKIRIVQRITRTKLGEDGNITGRKTVKGKCQSYDLQCLQEKVHPPAMFQINLSGYYSPHSALSCEPLHYVRMANMRRKHGCSTEPSEQIVTHFPVMHKLGYPYPGGGFIHPSYKVPFTTTSLGFGLCRGYPSSALYPLPFPPSYLHHYPKNPIISPSKFHKKRTKFPRQDSAVWGQSTFGTYPRMTPHSSCDCFNTESGQRQKQKEKGRGRREKHSVMTERQHGNDARLWLNKHTKDNENSGSCSFNSPSPSSSPVFQQKDKTFPFTRLNPSNLGQGGEVRWSEHQPPWGLGNKSLNQPAETLENNSVCHEKGPETDGNPTSAQQLHRRTQSFLKQPTLINGTPSQKRLAKSRKSEGLTGVSSVLREQAKTSVQDLSSGDKRTPGIDQAGVFPKKHQCSDSSSCREPEKMPRDPRGFKTKRRLLIKNKSNHARQTSSLLRDEQSHPAARNTPSTSSAKIQQHFKPPKHHNYEGLESADGNGFKRRGPGRPRKTPKPSSPPSPSSFSSPELDSSLSIEKPVEEDKDNSDTVLEVIELVIHGEQRSGKKRQLSESVGDEEQTQNEEKDVTEQSSTHCHMCSEPIDPSPSQVEDSEPEQATASLPNKKYLWAGLYSDVYKNEDIPDQPHELSLEGLEYNPEEHEYGLLPAPLHVGKYLRVKRINFQLPYDIHWQYARNKLFEKPVTLPQASPSNSSCNPPNSSAPQSCSDDCLNTTLSDDETQSCDMDNHTHVYEEHHQCHHHLTQQEENSDNENFPSTLSSEERSFVMKHGVFLVRNYEKMKARQAFLLREGAREQEKEKEEDKASGQQSEGRDLGEDPTIKSGLGVCVVVGDMCMCTGARLSRGHVLKTGSI; this is encoded by the exons atggataaaaaaaggaAGAGTGATTTACCTACGCCAGCaccagagagaggaagagagttTGAGGGGACAGAGGGtaggaaaaaaatgagaaagacCAAATCAGAAGAACTGGATTTCTTCTCTGAAGGAACTGATGGCAGAGATAAACAACTGCAGGATTTAGCAGTTAAAGAGGCTGACCATTCAGAAGCTAATATGAAAGGGAAGATCAGACCCGGGGCAAAGCGAACCAAGAAACCCCCAAAGAGCCTTGAAAACTTCATATGCCGACCTTCTGTTCGAATGTTTCAGAGGCCTGAACCTGTGGGGCAAAGCGTCTGCAAGCGAAGAGATGGTATAAGTGCTAAAACTAGACGCTACAGTCAATTATGTCATCCTGTCCAGAAGAAATGTAACACTGACTCATTGGAAACAAAAGACAATTCAGCTATGACAAATACTGATCCATCAGCActttctctgtcctctctcatACCTTCAAGTATCATATCTCCTGCTTCAGACTCCCCTACTACAAGGGCAGCCAAAAAG GTTCTCCCAAAACAAACTAAGAAGACAGATTTAAAGTCAGATATAACACTACAGGAAACCCCACAGTCATCCAACAAACTGTCAATTTCTCACAAGATAACGCTTAATACTGAAATAAAGCAGACATATTCCTCCAAAAATCCTCCTGACTCAAATTCCACCTATCAACAGGACTCCAGCCCACATGAGTGCATTAACATCCTTAATGAGGACATGGCACAGAAAGGTCAAGCCAGTCCAAACTCCAGTTTTGGAAATCCAAGTGAAACCAGTTTACATGCTGTGTCATCCAAGTTAACATCCTGTTTTCAAAAAAATGCCTTGAAATGCAATGAAAGTCATTCAGAAACGCCTTCAAGTTTGCATTTGAATACAAAGAAGGGTGAAGGTTGTGTGGATGATCCCAACCATGCTGATGTCAGAATAGTAACTAATGAAAAAAGTAAGCACCAAAATGGCTCCAGACAAGAGCCAAGTCCTTGTACAAATGACCTGCCAGAACACCCCACCTCTTTCCAAGTAACTGATTCCCCATCCTCCAGTAAGTGCACTGACACCACATCAGATCTGTCAGAGAATAGCAGAGGAAGCAAAGgacagaatgaaaataaaaaagacctaAATTGGTCTCCAGAAATAAGTATAAAATCCCCCAGAAATCCTGTTCCTGAGCACAAAAATTATGGTAGCCCAAACGGATCAGCTAATGATGAGCATGGAAACCAGGAACAAATTGAAGTAGACTGTTTGTCTGACACTATCAACTCTCTAGGTTCTGCCTTACATCCTCAAGTATCTCCTGCCCCAGTACCGCCTCTGATGGATGACTTATCATCTAGCAGCAAGCAAGACAAAAAACTGTCAAAGAAACGACAGATCAGAAGCCTTCGCAGTAGTAAGTTTGCAAACATGGACAATGAATTTAATCATAGTCCTGTTGCCAATAAAGTACTAGAGAGTGGTTCACAAAATGAAACTCCATTCCATAGTTCTTCAGAAACATTGTCCTCACCTCAGGGTGAACAAAATCCACTTGGACAACTTCCCAAATCAAAACTGTCCCCAAACTCAAAAAATCTCAATTCAGAAATTTCATCTTTAAATAATCCACCATGTAGAAAAAGGGGTAGACCAAAATCTAACAAATCAGGAGTACATTTTGAGGCAAACAATTCTCAAGTGTCTGTTGTTAATCCCCCAAATGATGAAAACCCAGAAGACCTAGAGCCGGAACTCGATATGAAGCAGACAAGGCCTATGGCAAGAAAACGTGGGCGCCCAAAACAGTCTTTTTCCATCCATGCACAGGAAACTCAGTCAAAATTAATTTCTAAGAAACAGGACCCAAGAGACCTTTATACAACTTCCAAAGACAAAGCCAGAAACATTCAAAAGTGCAAGAAAAGCAAGAGAGTAATAATGAAGACAATCATTGGAAGGATCAATAAGATGAAAGTGAAAAGGAAAGATCAAGTGCTCACACAGATTCTGTTGGGACAGAAGCAAGGTGACACTCAAGAAATTTCTCAcgaagacacagagagagatgcgTGCAGTCCAGATTCTACTGCAACACACTCCTTATCTTCCCTTGTATCTTCTTTTGGAGGTAAACTTGGTTCTCAAATTAATGTCAGCAAAAGAGGAACTATCTACATGGGGAAGAGGAGAGGTCGCAAACCAAAATGTCAAACAACCTCCAACATTTCCACCCAGAAATCTCCACAGAGGTTACCAGACAACCCAAAGTTCACCCACAAGTCTACTTTTGTGTCATTAGATACCCAAAGTATCCCTTTATCAGgctcctctaacacacttaaaaatATTGCCTCATCGTCGTCATCGGGGAGAAGTTCACAGATCAATTTTAATGCCCCCAAAATCAAAGCAACTTCCTTTAAACAACTGAGTGAAAATTCCCAGGCTCACTCTGAAGTAACACTGACGTGTAACAGTGGGGAAGGAATTAATGATAACACCACATCAGACAGGGGCGAGAGGAATAACAGGTTGGATGAAGGCATGGGATTTTGTGCAGCACCAGCCCCAGGTGCTGTATTCACAATGTCTGGTGTTCCTGGGAGTAATTCCTTTCAGGGTAGACCGAGGGCTCTTTCCTCCTTGCCTTCAGAACGCCtcttttctgctcatttgcCATTAGGCTCTGGTAGGCCACAAGATTCCAATCCCTCTTTGCCATTCACAGACCAAGAAGCGCATAAGTTCAAATGCCACAGAAAGGGCCATCACTGCCTTAGTCGAGAAAAGCTTAGAAGACATAAATATAAGTGCAAGAAGAAGTATATGCATCTCAGGGCCAAACACCAAGACCCAGACTTCCTTGCAGATATTGATGACCTGATTGTAAGACTGAGCAAGATCCGTATCGTGCAGCGCATCACCCGAACAAAGCTTGGTGAAGATGGTAACATAACTGGAAGAAAGACTGTAAAGGGCAAATGTCAATCCTATGATCTTCAGTGCCTACAAGAAAAAGTTCACCCCCCCGCCATGTTTCAGATTAACCTCAGCGGATACTATTCACCACATTCGGCCCTCTCCTGTGAACCCCTTCATTATGTCAGAATGGCCAATATGAGAAGGAAACATGGTTGTTCCACTGAGCCAAGCGAACAAATTGTTACACATTTCCCAGTGATGCACAAACTTGGATACCCATACCCAGGTGGTggctttatccatccatcctacaaAGTACCATTCACGACCACCTCTCTTGGTTTCGGACTCTGTCGAGGATACCCATCCAGTGCGTTATATCCACTCCCTTTCCCGCCATCATATCTGCACCACTACCCTAAGAACCCTATTATAAGCCCATCTAAGTTTCACAAGAAGAGGACCAAGTTCCCAAGGCAAGACTCTGCAGTTTGGGGACAGAGCACATTCGGGACATATCCTAGGATGACCCCGCACTCCTCCTGTGACTGTTTCAATACAGAAAGTGGGCAAaggcagaaacagaaagaaaaaggcaGAGGAAGGCGGGAAAAACATAGCGTGATGACAGAAAGACAGCATGGAAATGATGCACGTCTTTGgcttaataaacacacaaaagacaATGAAAATTCAGGAAGCTGCTCGTTTAACTCTCCTTCCCCCTCCTCTTCCCCAGTTTTCCAACAGAAAGACAAAACCTTTCCTTTTACACGTTTGAATCCATCAAACCTGGGGCAGGGAGGAGAAGTAAGATGGTCAGAGCATCAGCCACCATGGGGTCTTGGCAACAAAAGCCTTAACCAGCCTGCTGAAACACTTGAAAACAATTCAGTGTGCCATGAGAAAGGTCCAGAGACTGATGGGAACCCGACATCAGCTCAGCAGTTACATAGGAGAACTCAATCTTTCTTAAAACAACCTACACTCATTAACGGTACACCGAGTCAGAAAAGGTTGGCAAAGTCAAGAAAGAGTGAAGGACTTactggagtctccagtgttctAAGGGAACAAGCTAAGACATCTGTACAAGACCTGTCTTCTGGAGATAAGAGAACTCCAG GTATCGACCAGGCAGGTGTTTTTCCCAAAAAGCATCAGTGCAGTGATTCTTCATCATGCAGAGAACCAGAAAAGATGCCAAGGGACCCAAGGGGGTTTAAAACTAAAAGGAGGCTTTTGATTAAGAATAAATCTAACCATGCTCGGCAAACCTCATCTCTTTTAAGGGATGAGCAGTCACACCCAGCAGCCAGAAACACTCCTTCAACTTCAAGTGCTAAAATACAACAACACTTTAAGCCACCGAAACATCACAATTACGAGGGACTGGAGTCTGCAGATGGCAACGGATTCAAGAGAAGAGGACCAGGACGACCAAGGAAGACTCCTAAACCCTCTTCTCCACCTTCGCCATCTTCATTTTCTAGTCCTGAGCTGGACTCATCTTTGTCTATAGAAAAGCCAGTAGAAGAAGACAAAGATAACAGTGACACGGTGTTGGAAGTCATTGAGCTTGTCATTCATGGAGAGCAAAGAAGTGGGAAGAAAAGACAACTATCTGAAAGTGTGGGAGATGAAGAGCAGactcagaatgaagaaaaagatgtGACTGAGCAGTCTTCCACTCATTGCCATATGTGCTCAGAGCCTATTGATCCATCACCAAGCCAGGTTGAAGACAGTGAACCCGAGCAGGCCACTGCATCACTACCCAATAAGAAGTATTTATGGGCAGGGCTTTATTCAGATGTTTATAAAAACGAAGA CATTCCTGATCAGCCTCATGAGCTAAGTCTAGAGGGTCTAGAGTACAATCCAGAGGAGCATGAATATGGCCTGCTTCCTGCACCACTGCATGTGG GAAAGTACCTAAGAGTAAAACGGATCAACTTTCAGTTGCCCTATGACATCCACTGGCAGTATGCACGCAACAAG CTATTTGAAAAACCTGTTACTCTACCACAGGCATCGCCAtcaa ACAGTTCCTGTAACCCCCCAAACAGCAGTGCACCTCAGTCCTGCTCTGACGATTGCCTCAACACGAC
- the LOC131356192 gene encoding histone-lysine N-methyltransferase ASH1L-like isoform X7: MDKKRKSDLPTPAPERGREFEGTEGRKKMRKTKSEELDFFSEGTDGRDKQLQDLAVKEADHSEANMKGKIRPGAKRTKKPPKSLENFICRPSVRMFQRPEPVGQSVCKRRDGISAKTRRYSQLCHPVQKKCNTDSLETKDNSAMTNTDPSALSLSSLIPSSIISPASDSPTTRAAKKVLPKQTKKTDLKSDITLQETPQSSNKLSISHKITLNTEIKQTYSSKNPPDSNSTYQQDSSPHECINILNEDMAQKGQASPNSSFGNPSETSLHAVSSKLTSCFQKNALKCNESHSETPSSLHLNTKKGEGCVDDPNHADVRIVTNEKSKHQNGSRQEPSPCTNDLPEHPTSFQVTDSPSSSKCTDTTSDLSENSRGSKGQNENKKDLNWSPEISIKSPRNPVPEHKNYGSPNGSANDEHGNQEQIEVDCLSDTINSLGSALHPQVSPAPVPPLMDDLSSSSKQDKKLSKKRQIRSLRSSKFANMDNEFNHSPVANKVLESGSQNETPFHSSSETLSSPQGEQNPLGQLPKSKLSPNSKNLNSEISSLNNPPCRKRGRPKSNKSGVHFEANNSQVSVVNPPNDENPEDLEPELDMKQTRPMARKRGRPKQSFSIHAQETQSKLISKKQDPRDLYTTSKDKARNIQKCKKSKRVIMKTIIGRINKMKVKRKDQVLTQILLGQKQGDTQEISHEDTERDACSPDSTATHSLSSLVSSFGGKLGSQINVSKRGTIYMGKRRGRKPKCQTTSNISTQKSPQRLPDNPKFTHKSTFVSLDTQSIPLSGSSNTLKNIASSSSSGRSSQINFNAPKIKATSFKQLSENSQAHSEVTLTCNSGEGINDNTTSDRGERNNRLDEGMGFCAAPAPGAVFTMSGVPGSNSFQGRPRALSSLPSERLFSAHLPLGSGRPQDSNPSLPFTDQEAHKFKCHRKGHHCLSREKLRRHKYKCKKKYMHLRAKHQDPDFLADIDDLIVRLSKIRIVQRITRTKLGEDGNITGRKTVKGKCQSYDLQCLQEKVHPPAMFQINLSGYYSPHSALSCEPLHYVRMANMRRKHGCSTEPSEQIVTHFPVMHKLGYPYPGGGFIHPSYKVPFTTTSLGFGLCRGYPSSALYPLPFPPSYLHHYPKNPIISPSKFHKKRTKFPRQDSAVWGQSTFGTYPRMTPHSSCDCFNTESGQRQKQKEKGRGRREKHSVMTERQHGNDARLWLNKHTKDNENSGSCSFNSPSPSSSPVFQQKDKTFPFTRLNPSNLGQGGEVRWSEHQPPWGLGNKSLNQPAETLENNSVCHEKGPETDGNPTSAQQLHRRTQSFLKQPTLINGTPSQKRLAKSRKSEGLTGVSSVLREQAKTSVQDLSSGDKRTPGIDQAGVFPKKHQCSDSSSCREPEKMPRDPRGFKTKRRLLIKNKSNHARQTSSLLRDEQSHPAARNTPSTSSAKIQQHFKPPKHHNYEGLESADGNGFKRRGPGRPRKTPKPSSPPSPSSFSSPELDSSLSIEKPVEEDKDNSDTVLEVIELVIHGEQRSGKKRQLSESVGDEEQTQNEEKDVTEQSSTHCHMCSEPIDPSPSQVEDSEPEQATASLPNKKYLWAGLYSDVYKNEDIPDQPHELSLEGLEYNPEEHEYGLLPAPLHVGKYLRVKRINFQLPYDIHWQYARNKLFEKPVTLPQASPSNSSCNPPNSSAPQSCSDDCLNTTLSDDETQSCDMDNHTHVYEEHHQCHHHLTQQEENSDNENFPSTLSSEERQVPD; encoded by the exons atggataaaaaaaggaAGAGTGATTTACCTACGCCAGCaccagagagaggaagagagttTGAGGGGACAGAGGGtaggaaaaaaatgagaaagacCAAATCAGAAGAACTGGATTTCTTCTCTGAAGGAACTGATGGCAGAGATAAACAACTGCAGGATTTAGCAGTTAAAGAGGCTGACCATTCAGAAGCTAATATGAAAGGGAAGATCAGACCCGGGGCAAAGCGAACCAAGAAACCCCCAAAGAGCCTTGAAAACTTCATATGCCGACCTTCTGTTCGAATGTTTCAGAGGCCTGAACCTGTGGGGCAAAGCGTCTGCAAGCGAAGAGATGGTATAAGTGCTAAAACTAGACGCTACAGTCAATTATGTCATCCTGTCCAGAAGAAATGTAACACTGACTCATTGGAAACAAAAGACAATTCAGCTATGACAAATACTGATCCATCAGCActttctctgtcctctctcatACCTTCAAGTATCATATCTCCTGCTTCAGACTCCCCTACTACAAGGGCAGCCAAAAAG GTTCTCCCAAAACAAACTAAGAAGACAGATTTAAAGTCAGATATAACACTACAGGAAACCCCACAGTCATCCAACAAACTGTCAATTTCTCACAAGATAACGCTTAATACTGAAATAAAGCAGACATATTCCTCCAAAAATCCTCCTGACTCAAATTCCACCTATCAACAGGACTCCAGCCCACATGAGTGCATTAACATCCTTAATGAGGACATGGCACAGAAAGGTCAAGCCAGTCCAAACTCCAGTTTTGGAAATCCAAGTGAAACCAGTTTACATGCTGTGTCATCCAAGTTAACATCCTGTTTTCAAAAAAATGCCTTGAAATGCAATGAAAGTCATTCAGAAACGCCTTCAAGTTTGCATTTGAATACAAAGAAGGGTGAAGGTTGTGTGGATGATCCCAACCATGCTGATGTCAGAATAGTAACTAATGAAAAAAGTAAGCACCAAAATGGCTCCAGACAAGAGCCAAGTCCTTGTACAAATGACCTGCCAGAACACCCCACCTCTTTCCAAGTAACTGATTCCCCATCCTCCAGTAAGTGCACTGACACCACATCAGATCTGTCAGAGAATAGCAGAGGAAGCAAAGgacagaatgaaaataaaaaagacctaAATTGGTCTCCAGAAATAAGTATAAAATCCCCCAGAAATCCTGTTCCTGAGCACAAAAATTATGGTAGCCCAAACGGATCAGCTAATGATGAGCATGGAAACCAGGAACAAATTGAAGTAGACTGTTTGTCTGACACTATCAACTCTCTAGGTTCTGCCTTACATCCTCAAGTATCTCCTGCCCCAGTACCGCCTCTGATGGATGACTTATCATCTAGCAGCAAGCAAGACAAAAAACTGTCAAAGAAACGACAGATCAGAAGCCTTCGCAGTAGTAAGTTTGCAAACATGGACAATGAATTTAATCATAGTCCTGTTGCCAATAAAGTACTAGAGAGTGGTTCACAAAATGAAACTCCATTCCATAGTTCTTCAGAAACATTGTCCTCACCTCAGGGTGAACAAAATCCACTTGGACAACTTCCCAAATCAAAACTGTCCCCAAACTCAAAAAATCTCAATTCAGAAATTTCATCTTTAAATAATCCACCATGTAGAAAAAGGGGTAGACCAAAATCTAACAAATCAGGAGTACATTTTGAGGCAAACAATTCTCAAGTGTCTGTTGTTAATCCCCCAAATGATGAAAACCCAGAAGACCTAGAGCCGGAACTCGATATGAAGCAGACAAGGCCTATGGCAAGAAAACGTGGGCGCCCAAAACAGTCTTTTTCCATCCATGCACAGGAAACTCAGTCAAAATTAATTTCTAAGAAACAGGACCCAAGAGACCTTTATACAACTTCCAAAGACAAAGCCAGAAACATTCAAAAGTGCAAGAAAAGCAAGAGAGTAATAATGAAGACAATCATTGGAAGGATCAATAAGATGAAAGTGAAAAGGAAAGATCAAGTGCTCACACAGATTCTGTTGGGACAGAAGCAAGGTGACACTCAAGAAATTTCTCAcgaagacacagagagagatgcgTGCAGTCCAGATTCTACTGCAACACACTCCTTATCTTCCCTTGTATCTTCTTTTGGAGGTAAACTTGGTTCTCAAATTAATGTCAGCAAAAGAGGAACTATCTACATGGGGAAGAGGAGAGGTCGCAAACCAAAATGTCAAACAACCTCCAACATTTCCACCCAGAAATCTCCACAGAGGTTACCAGACAACCCAAAGTTCACCCACAAGTCTACTTTTGTGTCATTAGATACCCAAAGTATCCCTTTATCAGgctcctctaacacacttaaaaatATTGCCTCATCGTCGTCATCGGGGAGAAGTTCACAGATCAATTTTAATGCCCCCAAAATCAAAGCAACTTCCTTTAAACAACTGAGTGAAAATTCCCAGGCTCACTCTGAAGTAACACTGACGTGTAACAGTGGGGAAGGAATTAATGATAACACCACATCAGACAGGGGCGAGAGGAATAACAGGTTGGATGAAGGCATGGGATTTTGTGCAGCACCAGCCCCAGGTGCTGTATTCACAATGTCTGGTGTTCCTGGGAGTAATTCCTTTCAGGGTAGACCGAGGGCTCTTTCCTCCTTGCCTTCAGAACGCCtcttttctgctcatttgcCATTAGGCTCTGGTAGGCCACAAGATTCCAATCCCTCTTTGCCATTCACAGACCAAGAAGCGCATAAGTTCAAATGCCACAGAAAGGGCCATCACTGCCTTAGTCGAGAAAAGCTTAGAAGACATAAATATAAGTGCAAGAAGAAGTATATGCATCTCAGGGCCAAACACCAAGACCCAGACTTCCTTGCAGATATTGATGACCTGATTGTAAGACTGAGCAAGATCCGTATCGTGCAGCGCATCACCCGAACAAAGCTTGGTGAAGATGGTAACATAACTGGAAGAAAGACTGTAAAGGGCAAATGTCAATCCTATGATCTTCAGTGCCTACAAGAAAAAGTTCACCCCCCCGCCATGTTTCAGATTAACCTCAGCGGATACTATTCACCACATTCGGCCCTCTCCTGTGAACCCCTTCATTATGTCAGAATGGCCAATATGAGAAGGAAACATGGTTGTTCCACTGAGCCAAGCGAACAAATTGTTACACATTTCCCAGTGATGCACAAACTTGGATACCCATACCCAGGTGGTggctttatccatccatcctacaaAGTACCATTCACGACCACCTCTCTTGGTTTCGGACTCTGTCGAGGATACCCATCCAGTGCGTTATATCCACTCCCTTTCCCGCCATCATATCTGCACCACTACCCTAAGAACCCTATTATAAGCCCATCTAAGTTTCACAAGAAGAGGACCAAGTTCCCAAGGCAAGACTCTGCAGTTTGGGGACAGAGCACATTCGGGACATATCCTAGGATGACCCCGCACTCCTCCTGTGACTGTTTCAATACAGAAAGTGGGCAAaggcagaaacagaaagaaaaaggcaGAGGAAGGCGGGAAAAACATAGCGTGATGACAGAAAGACAGCATGGAAATGATGCACGTCTTTGgcttaataaacacacaaaagacaATGAAAATTCAGGAAGCTGCTCGTTTAACTCTCCTTCCCCCTCCTCTTCCCCAGTTTTCCAACAGAAAGACAAAACCTTTCCTTTTACACGTTTGAATCCATCAAACCTGGGGCAGGGAGGAGAAGTAAGATGGTCAGAGCATCAGCCACCATGGGGTCTTGGCAACAAAAGCCTTAACCAGCCTGCTGAAACACTTGAAAACAATTCAGTGTGCCATGAGAAAGGTCCAGAGACTGATGGGAACCCGACATCAGCTCAGCAGTTACATAGGAGAACTCAATCTTTCTTAAAACAACCTACACTCATTAACGGTACACCGAGTCAGAAAAGGTTGGCAAAGTCAAGAAAGAGTGAAGGACTTactggagtctccagtgttctAAGGGAACAAGCTAAGACATCTGTACAAGACCTGTCTTCTGGAGATAAGAGAACTCCAG GTATCGACCAGGCAGGTGTTTTTCCCAAAAAGCATCAGTGCAGTGATTCTTCATCATGCAGAGAACCAGAAAAGATGCCAAGGGACCCAAGGGGGTTTAAAACTAAAAGGAGGCTTTTGATTAAGAATAAATCTAACCATGCTCGGCAAACCTCATCTCTTTTAAGGGATGAGCAGTCACACCCAGCAGCCAGAAACACTCCTTCAACTTCAAGTGCTAAAATACAACAACACTTTAAGCCACCGAAACATCACAATTACGAGGGACTGGAGTCTGCAGATGGCAACGGATTCAAGAGAAGAGGACCAGGACGACCAAGGAAGACTCCTAAACCCTCTTCTCCACCTTCGCCATCTTCATTTTCTAGTCCTGAGCTGGACTCATCTTTGTCTATAGAAAAGCCAGTAGAAGAAGACAAAGATAACAGTGACACGGTGTTGGAAGTCATTGAGCTTGTCATTCATGGAGAGCAAAGAAGTGGGAAGAAAAGACAACTATCTGAAAGTGTGGGAGATGAAGAGCAGactcagaatgaagaaaaagatgtGACTGAGCAGTCTTCCACTCATTGCCATATGTGCTCAGAGCCTATTGATCCATCACCAAGCCAGGTTGAAGACAGTGAACCCGAGCAGGCCACTGCATCACTACCCAATAAGAAGTATTTATGGGCAGGGCTTTATTCAGATGTTTATAAAAACGAAGA CATTCCTGATCAGCCTCATGAGCTAAGTCTAGAGGGTCTAGAGTACAATCCAGAGGAGCATGAATATGGCCTGCTTCCTGCACCACTGCATGTGG GAAAGTACCTAAGAGTAAAACGGATCAACTTTCAGTTGCCCTATGACATCCACTGGCAGTATGCACGCAACAAG CTATTTGAAAAACCTGTTACTCTACCACAGGCATCGCCAtcaa ACAGTTCCTGTAACCCCCCAAACAGCAGTGCACCTCAGTCCTGCTCTGACGATTGCCTCAACACGAC